In Natronococcus occultus SP4, the following proteins share a genomic window:
- a CDS encoding ABC transporter ATP-binding protein, translating into MSELLSVENLHTQFDSYDGAVRAVDGATFTVDEGEIVGIVGESGCGKSVTARSIVGLEDPGEVVAGSIELAGTEVTTASERQLRRLRGETVSMAFQDPTETLNPVFDVGEQIAEALKVHDDDRQRLREYLHAPLFGNRSDWAAKRERAVELMEQVGIASPEDRVDAYPHELSGGMRQRAGLAIALASEPELLIADEPTTALDTTTQAGILDLLRRLNRERGLAVLLITHDLGVVAELCDRVVVMYAGEVMETGPTDRVLADPRHPYTRALLSCLTQTAEPKTRLPTIEGTVPERHGETSGCPFAPRCEHATDRCRRGDVPVVDLGEGRAACGEPIALESGSTIEQEPTEIGAESDRRDRSTDDATAQRPRVELETVSKRYALDDGLLDRVLGDTRTLGAVEDVSLEIGAGEVLGLVGESGSGKSTLAGLVTGLEAPTAGTVRFDGEAVGPAADRDPETLADVGVVFQNPRSSLNPRLTAAEAVAEPLRTHGWPERDRADRVASLLERVGLSEDHTEKYPHELSGGQVQRVAIARALALDPDLLVLDEPVSALDASVQARILNLLLELRADLELTYLLISHDLDVIEHVADRIAVMYLGELVEVGSAAQLFDRPSHPYTRALLDAIPSLDPTDEPCPTLGGEIPSPADPPGGCSFHTRCPAAEPECERDEPSVRAVGDARSKCHFAEAIAEQNANADGDADDVPETPNPR; encoded by the coding sequence GTGAGTGAACTCCTCTCAGTCGAGAACCTGCACACCCAGTTCGATAGCTACGACGGCGCCGTCCGCGCCGTCGACGGCGCCACCTTCACCGTCGACGAGGGCGAGATCGTCGGTATCGTCGGCGAGAGCGGCTGCGGCAAGTCCGTCACCGCCAGATCGATCGTCGGCCTCGAGGACCCGGGCGAGGTCGTCGCGGGCTCGATCGAGCTGGCCGGCACCGAAGTGACGACCGCGAGCGAGCGCCAGCTCCGCCGGCTCCGCGGGGAGACGGTCTCGATGGCGTTCCAGGACCCGACCGAGACGCTGAACCCCGTCTTCGACGTCGGCGAGCAGATCGCCGAGGCGCTGAAGGTCCACGACGACGACCGCCAGCGTCTGCGCGAGTACCTCCACGCGCCACTGTTCGGCAACCGTTCGGACTGGGCGGCAAAGCGCGAGCGCGCGGTCGAACTGATGGAGCAGGTCGGAATCGCGAGTCCCGAGGACCGGGTCGACGCCTACCCCCACGAGCTCTCGGGCGGGATGCGCCAGCGGGCCGGCCTCGCGATCGCGCTGGCCTCGGAACCCGAACTATTGATCGCCGACGAACCGACGACGGCCCTGGATACGACGACGCAGGCGGGGATCCTCGACCTGCTCCGTCGGCTCAACCGCGAGCGCGGGCTCGCGGTGCTGTTGATCACCCACGACCTCGGCGTCGTCGCGGAGCTCTGTGATCGCGTCGTCGTGATGTACGCCGGCGAGGTGATGGAGACGGGGCCGACCGATCGCGTCCTCGCGGACCCGCGCCACCCCTACACCCGCGCGCTACTGTCGTGTCTGACCCAGACCGCCGAGCCCAAAACCCGCCTGCCGACGATCGAAGGGACGGTCCCCGAACGCCACGGCGAGACGAGCGGCTGTCCGTTCGCGCCCCGCTGCGAACACGCCACGGACCGCTGTCGACGCGGCGACGTTCCCGTCGTCGACCTCGGTGAGGGGCGAGCCGCCTGTGGCGAACCGATCGCGCTCGAGTCCGGTTCAACGATCGAACAGGAGCCGACGGAGATCGGCGCCGAGAGCGACCGACGCGATCGATCGACGGACGACGCCACCGCCCAACGCCCGCGGGTCGAACTCGAGACCGTCTCGAAGCGCTACGCACTCGACGACGGGCTCCTCGATCGCGTCCTCGGCGACACCCGAACCCTCGGCGCCGTCGAGGACGTCTCCCTCGAGATCGGCGCGGGCGAAGTCCTCGGGCTCGTCGGCGAGAGCGGCAGCGGCAAATCCACCCTTGCCGGCCTCGTTACCGGGCTCGAGGCGCCGACGGCGGGGACGGTCCGGTTCGACGGCGAGGCGGTCGGCCCCGCCGCCGATCGCGACCCGGAGACGCTCGCCGACGTCGGCGTCGTCTTCCAGAACCCCAGATCGAGCCTCAATCCGCGGCTCACGGCCGCCGAGGCGGTCGCCGAGCCGCTCCGGACCCACGGCTGGCCCGAGCGCGACCGGGCCGATCGCGTCGCGTCGCTGCTCGAGCGCGTCGGGCTGTCCGAGGACCACACAGAGAAGTATCCCCACGAACTCTCCGGCGGGCAGGTCCAGCGCGTCGCGATCGCCCGGGCGCTCGCGCTCGATCCCGACCTGCTCGTCCTCGACGAGCCCGTCTCGGCGCTCGACGCCTCCGTGCAGGCCAGGATCCTCAACCTCCTGCTGGAGCTTCGGGCCGACCTCGAGCTGACGTACCTGCTGATCTCCCACGATCTGGACGTGATCGAGCACGTCGCCGACCGCATCGCGGTGATGTACCTGGGAGAACTCGTCGAGGTCGGCTCCGCGGCGCAGCTGTTCGATCGTCCGAGCCACCCCTACACACGGGCGCTGCTTGACGCGATTCCGTCGCTCGACCCCACCGACGAGCCGTGCCCGACGCTCGGGGGGGAGATTCCGAGCCCGGCCGACCCGCCCGGGGGCTGTTCGTTCCACACCCGGTGTCCGGCGGCGGAACCCGAGTGTGAGCGCGACGAGCCGTCGGTCAGGGCGGTCGGCGACGCCCGTTCAAAATGTCACTTTGCAGAAGCGATCGCGGAGCAAAACGCGAACGCCGACGGCGACGCGGACGACGTCCCGGAAACGCCGAACCCGCGATGA